The following proteins come from a genomic window of Winogradskyella sp. PC-19:
- the odhB gene encoding 2-oxoglutarate dehydrogenase complex dihydrolipoyllysine-residue succinyltransferase has product MILEMKVPSPGESITEVEIAEWLVQDGDYVEKDQAIAEVDSDKATLELPAEASGIIKLEDSDGNRYEEGDAVVVGAVVCLINTSAAKPEGSSDETPKEAKEETPKKKESKPVAKDTKTYATGSASPAAKKILSEKGIEASSVSGSGKDGRITKEDAINAVPSMGTPTGGNRSTSRSKMSMLRRKVAERLVEAKNTTAMLTTFNEVDMSPIFDLRKQYKEDFKAKHGVSLGFMSFFSLAVVRALKMYPAVNSMIDGKEMLTYDFVDISIAVSGPKGLMVPVIRNAENLSFRGIESEVKRLAIRAREGEITVDEMTGGTFTITNGGVFGSMLSTPIINPPQSGILGMHNIVERPVAIDGKVEVRPIMYVALSYDHRIIDGKESVGFLVAVKEALENPVELLMDNDIKKALEM; this is encoded by the coding sequence ATGATTTTAGAAATGAAAGTGCCTTCACCAGGCGAATCAATTACAGAAGTAGAAATTGCAGAATGGTTAGTCCAAGATGGCGATTATGTAGAAAAAGACCAAGCCATTGCTGAAGTGGATAGCGATAAGGCAACTTTAGAATTACCAGCGGAAGCAAGCGGAATAATTAAGCTTGAAGATTCAGATGGTAATAGATATGAAGAAGGTGATGCTGTTGTTGTTGGTGCAGTTGTTTGCTTGATTAATACAAGTGCAGCTAAACCAGAAGGTAGTTCTGATGAAACTCCAAAAGAAGCTAAGGAAGAAACACCTAAAAAGAAAGAGTCAAAGCCAGTAGCAAAAGATACAAAAACATATGCTACAGGCAGCGCAAGTCCAGCAGCAAAAAAGATTTTATCAGAAAAAGGAATTGAAGCATCATCCGTTTCTGGTTCAGGAAAAGACGGTCGTATCACAAAAGAAGACGCTATAAACGCAGTGCCTTCTATGGGTACACCAACAGGTGGAAACCGAAGTACTTCTCGTAGCAAAATGTCAATGTTACGTCGTAAAGTAGCTGAGCGTTTAGTAGAAGCAAAAAATACTACTGCAATGTTAACGACTTTTAATGAAGTCGATATGTCTCCAATTTTTGATTTGCGTAAACAATACAAAGAAGATTTTAAAGCAAAACATGGCGTTAGTCTTGGGTTTATGAGTTTCTTTAGTCTAGCAGTTGTTCGTGCATTAAAAATGTACCCAGCAGTTAACTCAATGATTGACGGAAAAGAAATGCTGACTTACGATTTTGTAGATATAAGTATTGCTGTTTCAGGACCAAAAGGATTGATGGTGCCTGTGATAAGAAATGCAGAAAATTTATCATTTCGAGGTATAGAATCTGAAGTTAAGCGATTAGCAATTAGAGCTAGAGAAGGCGAGATTACAGTAGACGAAATGACAGGAGGTACTTTTACAATTACTAATGGAGGTGTATTTGGTAGTATGTTATCAACTCCAATTATCAATCCTCCTCAAAGTGGTATTTTGGGAATGCATAACATTGTTGAGCGTCCAGTTGCTATTGATGGTAAAGTTGAAGTAAGACCAATTATGTATGTAGCATTATCTTACGACCACAGAATTATTGATGGTAAAGAATCTGTAGGTTTCTTAGTTGCTGTAAAAGAAGCTTTAGAAAACCCTGTAGAGTTATTAATGGATAACGATATTAAGAAGGCTTTAGAAATGTAA
- a CDS encoding retropepsin-like aspartic protease codes for METLKDFLIEKGYSKVKLKLTKTNHFEIGAIINGIKGRFILDTGASSSCVGFEAIEHFNLKVVDSEIKAVGAGASDMVTKLSKSNTLKIGKWQKQRIPLILFNLTHVNQGLLNHNADAVDGIIGADILKKGKGIIDYDKKYLYLKL; via the coding sequence ATGGAAACGCTTAAAGATTTTTTAATAGAAAAAGGATACTCAAAAGTCAAGCTAAAACTTACCAAAACCAATCATTTTGAAATTGGAGCTATCATTAATGGTATTAAAGGACGCTTTATTTTGGATACTGGTGCATCTAGTAGTTGCGTTGGTTTTGAAGCAATAGAACACTTTAATCTTAAAGTTGTAGATTCGGAAATTAAGGCTGTTGGTGCAGGAGCTTCTGATATGGTAACGAAACTCTCAAAATCTAATACTTTAAAAATAGGTAAATGGCAAAAACAGCGCATACCGTTAATACTATTTAATCTTACCCATGTTAATCAAGGTCTCTTAAATCACAATGCTGATGCTGTTGACGGTATCATCGGTGCCGATATACTAAAAAAAGGAAAAGGGATTATTGACTATGACAAAAAATACCTTTATTTAAAACTATAG
- a CDS encoding TatD family hydrolase yields the protein MIITDTHTHLYSDSFDEDRQAMIKRAIDSGVKRFFIPAIDSSYTNAMYKLETEFPDEVFLMMGLHPTSVKDNYKEELDHIQEQFQKRDFYAVGEIGIDLYWDKSTLDIQIEAFRFQINLAKKYKLPIVIHCREAFDEIFQVLEEEKSDDLFGIFHCFTGNFIQAKQAISYNMKLGIGGVVTFKNGKIDQFINQIDLKHIVLETDSPYLAPKPYRGKRNESSYIIKVLEKLSELYGISESEIAEITTQNSKAVFGV from the coding sequence ATGATAATTACAGATACGCACACCCATTTATATAGTGATTCCTTTGATGAAGATAGGCAAGCGATGATAAAGCGAGCTATAGATTCTGGAGTAAAACGTTTTTTTATTCCTGCAATAGACTCTAGTTACACAAATGCTATGTATAAGTTAGAAACCGAATTTCCTGATGAGGTATTTCTAATGATGGGTCTGCACCCTACATCTGTAAAAGATAATTATAAAGAAGAGCTAGACCATATACAAGAGCAATTTCAAAAAAGAGATTTTTATGCTGTTGGCGAAATAGGAATCGATTTGTATTGGGATAAAAGTACTTTAGATATTCAGATTGAGGCTTTTAGATTTCAAATTAACTTAGCTAAAAAATACAAACTTCCGATTGTAATCCATTGTCGAGAAGCTTTTGACGAAATTTTTCAAGTTTTAGAAGAAGAAAAGAGCGATGATTTATTCGGAATTTTTCATTGTTTTACTGGTAATTTTATACAAGCAAAGCAAGCTATTTCGTATAACATGAAATTAGGTATTGGAGGTGTGGTGACTTTTAAAAACGGTAAGATAGACCAGTTTATCAATCAAATAGATTTAAAACATATAGTTTTAGAGACTGATTCACCTTATTTAGCGCCCAAACCTTATCGAGGAAAACGCAATGAAAGTAGTTATATAATTAAGGTTCTAGAAAAATTATCGGAACTTTACGGTATTTCAGAATCTGAGATTGCTGAAATCACTACACAAAATTCAAAAGCCGTTTTCGGAGTTTAA
- a CDS encoding asparaginase: MEKPNILLIYTGGTIGMIKNPDTGALKAFDFSNLLKRIPELRLLDCDIETVSFEEPIDSSNMNTKYWCDIADIIKDNYSKFDGFVVLHGSDTMSYSASALSFMLENLSKPVIFTGSQLPIGDLRTDAKENLITSIQLASLHKKGEPVIREVGLYFEYKLYRGNRTTKINAEHFEAFESLNFPHLAESGVHLNINKKFLLKPNIEASLKVNKKMDCNVAILKLFPGIAKPILEAVLKSKLIKGLVLETYGSGNATTDSWFIDLLEKAIKRGVYIINVTQCSGGSVRMGQYETSSQLKNIGVISGKDLTTEAAITKLMYLIGQNISRLEFQSIFERSLRGEMS, translated from the coding sequence ATGGAAAAACCAAACATACTTTTAATTTATACTGGTGGTACTATTGGGATGATAAAAAATCCTGATACAGGAGCTTTAAAGGCTTTTGATTTTAGTAACCTTTTAAAACGAATTCCTGAATTAAGACTACTAGATTGTGATATAGAGACGGTTTCTTTTGAAGAACCTATAGATTCATCTAATATGAACACCAAATATTGGTGTGACATTGCCGATATTATAAAAGATAATTATAGCAAGTTTGATGGTTTTGTTGTTTTGCATGGTAGTGACACTATGAGTTATTCTGCTTCTGCATTAAGTTTTATGCTCGAAAATTTATCCAAGCCAGTAATTTTTACTGGGTCTCAATTACCGATTGGAGATTTACGTACCGATGCTAAAGAAAATTTAATCACTTCAATTCAATTGGCTTCACTTCATAAAAAAGGAGAGCCTGTAATTAGAGAAGTAGGGCTGTATTTTGAATATAAGTTGTATCGTGGTAACCGAACTACAAAGATTAATGCCGAGCATTTTGAAGCATTTGAGTCTTTAAATTTTCCGCATTTAGCAGAATCAGGTGTGCACCTAAATATCAATAAAAAGTTTTTATTAAAACCTAATATAGAGGCTTCTCTGAAGGTAAATAAAAAGATGGACTGTAATGTGGCTATATTAAAACTATTTCCAGGAATTGCAAAACCTATTTTAGAAGCTGTTTTAAAAAGTAAACTTATTAAAGGGTTAGTTTTAGAAACATACGGTTCAGGAAATGCAACAACAGATTCATGGTTTATAGATTTGTTAGAAAAAGCTATTAAAAGAGGTGTCTATATTATTAATGTAACACAATGTTCTGGTGGTAGTGTAAGAATGGGACAATACGAAACGAGTTCTCAGCTCAAAAATATCGGAGTCATCTCAGGAAAAGACCTAACAACTGAAGCAGCAATTACTAAGCTCATGTATCTCATTGGTCAGAATATTAGTCGATTAGAATTTCAATCCATATTTGAAAGGTCTTTGCGTGGCGAAATGTCCTAA
- a CDS encoding MotA/TolQ/ExbB proton channel family protein, with product MKRLFSILAITCLMAVGTVNANATTTVAAATTTVANVAQEEAADAEDLGFHQELKKRFIEGGPGFMGIVLLCLILGLAIAIERIIFLNLSTTNSKKLTQNVEDALASGGIEAAKEVCRNTKGPVASIFYQGLDRADEDIDAAEKAVVAYGGVQMGQLEKNVSWISLFIALAPMLGFMGTVIGMIKAFDKIEAAGDMQPSLVAGGIKVALLTTVFGLIVAIILQIFYNYIIAKIDSIVNDMEDSSITLMDLLVRHKK from the coding sequence ATGAAAAGATTATTTTCTATCCTAGCCATTACATGTTTAATGGCAGTTGGAACTGTTAATGCAAACGCAACAACAACAGTAGCAGCCGCAACAACAACCGTTGCAAATGTAGCCCAAGAAGAAGCAGCAGATGCTGAAGATTTAGGGTTTCATCAAGAATTAAAAAAGAGATTTATTGAAGGTGGTCCAGGATTCATGGGCATCGTTTTATTATGTTTAATTCTTGGTTTAGCTATTGCTATTGAAAGAATTATCTTTTTAAATCTTTCTACTACAAATTCAAAAAAATTAACTCAAAATGTTGAAGACGCTTTAGCATCTGGAGGTATTGAAGCAGCTAAGGAAGTTTGTAGAAATACAAAAGGACCTGTTGCATCTATCTTTTATCAAGGTCTAGACAGAGCGGACGAAGATATTGACGCTGCTGAAAAAGCTGTTGTAGCTTACGGTGGTGTACAAATGGGTCAGTTAGAAAAGAATGTATCTTGGATATCATTATTTATCGCATTAGCACCAATGCTTGGTTTCATGGGTACAGTAATTGGTATGATTAAAGCCTTTGATAAAATTGAAGCCGCTGGTGATATGCAACCTTCTTTAGTAGCAGGTGGTATTAAAGTAGCACTTTTAACAACAGTATTTGGTCTTATTGTGGCTATTATACTTCAGATTTTTTACAACTATATCATCGCTAAGATTGACAGTATTGTAAATGATATGGAAGATTCTTCAATTACATTAATGGATTTATTAGTAAGACACAAAAAATAA
- a CDS encoding ExbD/TolR family protein gives MAKRAAPEVNAGSMADIAFLLLIFFLVTTTIEKDKGILRSLPPIDDSQTEPPIIKQKNLFTILVNRDDRLLVEEELMDIKDLKQAAIDFLDNGGGVNAEGASCDYCKGKRDESSSDHPDKAIITLKHDRETSYGRYIEVQNELVAAYNELREREAQRIFNRSFASMLEEKEKNQFNKDEKLNDDIKRIKDMFPLKLSEAEPDKTN, from the coding sequence ATGGCAAAAAGAGCAGCACCAGAGGTTAATGCCGGTTCAATGGCTGACATTGCTTTCTTACTATTGATATTTTTCTTAGTTACAACAACTATTGAAAAAGATAAGGGTATCTTAAGAAGTTTACCTCCAATCGATGATTCTCAAACTGAACCACCTATAATCAAGCAGAAAAACTTATTTACAATTCTCGTAAATAGAGATGATAGATTATTGGTAGAAGAAGAATTAATGGACATCAAAGACCTTAAACAAGCAGCAATAGATTTCTTGGATAATGGTGGTGGAGTTAATGCGGAAGGAGCTTCTTGTGATTATTGTAAAGGAAAACGAGATGAGTCATCTTCTGATCATCCTGATAAAGCCATTATTACGCTAAAACACGATCGTGAAACGAGTTACGGTAGATATATTGAAGTCCAAAACGAATTGGTGGCAGCATATAATGAGCTAAGAGAAAGAGAAGCACAACGTATCTTTAATCGATCTTTTGCGTCTATGTTAGAAGAGAAAGAAAAGAATCAATTTAATAAAGACGAAAAGCTTAACGATGATATCAAGAGAATAAAGGATATGTTTCCTTTAAAACTCTCGGAAGCAGAACCAGATAAAACTAATTAG
- a CDS encoding ExbD/TolR family protein, whose protein sequence is MSKFKKKKGGELPAISTASLPDIVFMLLFFFMVATVMRDNSTMVENTLPVADQIEKLKKDRTMFIYAGKPSEQYSNLGTEGRIQINDSFVSLDAIQPAVFEYITSLNEELKDRVVVALKVDEKTNAGIVSDIKQELREANALKIMYITGKKKEE, encoded by the coding sequence ATGTCTAAGTTTAAGAAGAAAAAAGGTGGTGAATTACCGGCGATATCGACGGCATCTTTACCAGACATTGTATTTATGTTATTATTCTTTTTTATGGTAGCTACCGTAATGAGAGATAACTCTACAATGGTAGAAAATACTTTACCTGTCGCAGATCAGATAGAGAAGCTTAAAAAAGACAGAACTATGTTTATCTATGCAGGTAAGCCTAGCGAGCAATACAGTAACTTAGGTACAGAAGGACGTATACAAATTAACGATTCGTTTGTTAGTTTAGACGCTATTCAGCCAGCAGTTTTCGAATATATTACCTCTCTTAATGAAGAATTAAAGGATAGAGTTGTAGTGGCTCTAAAAGTTGATGAGAAAACAAATGCAGGTATTGTATCAGATATTAAGCAAGAGCTAAGAGAAGCAAATGCACTTAAGATTATGTACATTACTGGTAAGAAAAAAGAAGAATAA
- a CDS encoding porin family protein — MRLFYFLLFLFSIQFSLSQDSLSVEIDDRYREDQFYASITYNLLSDNPSNISSTDFSTGFHFGFIRDMPINKKRNWSVGLGFGISSNSYNQDLYITEDSNGVAFTDSDINFGNVSKNKFSTYLIDVPFELRWRTSNATDYKFWRIYPGFKFSYLVFSSSRLESELQDIKLSNIDAFNRLQYGLTLSAGYGTWNFQIYYGLNPIFDDASLLNGQSIDSKAVRIGIMFYIL; from the coding sequence ATGAGATTGTTTTATTTTTTACTCTTTTTATTTTCTATTCAATTTAGTTTATCACAAGATAGCTTGTCTGTAGAGATAGATGACAGATACCGTGAGGATCAATTTTATGCCTCTATAACTTATAATCTTTTGTCAGACAATCCAAGCAATATATCCTCAACAGATTTTTCTACAGGTTTTCATTTTGGATTTATAAGAGATATGCCAATAAATAAAAAACGAAATTGGTCAGTCGGATTAGGTTTTGGTATCTCTTCGAATTCTTATAATCAAGATTTATACATAACAGAGGATTCTAATGGCGTAGCTTTTACAGACTCAGACATTAACTTTGGTAATGTTAGTAAAAACAAATTCTCGACCTATCTCATTGATGTACCTTTTGAATTACGGTGGCGTACTTCTAATGCAACAGATTACAAGTTTTGGCGTATTTACCCAGGATTCAAATTCAGCTATTTAGTGTTTAGTTCTTCACGACTAGAAAGTGAATTACAAGACATAAAACTGTCTAACATTGATGCCTTTAATAGACTTCAATATGGATTAACACTAAGTGCTGGTTATGGTACATGGAATTTTCAAATATATTACGGTCTTAATCCTATATTTGATGATGCATCATTATTAAATGGTCAGTCTATAGACTCAAAAGCGGTAAGAATTGGAATAATGTTCTATATATTATAA
- the rpoN gene encoding RNA polymerase factor sigma-54 translates to MLKQYLQFKLSQKLSPQQIQLMKLIQLPTQAFEQRLKQELEENPALDTGKESDAKENEFDEFDNSQDDYNDNDTIDAGDINVDEYLSDDEIPDYRTHANNYSADDDEKSVPYAAGTSFTQHLISQLNTFRLSDQEYEIAQFLVGSVDESGYIRRSLSDITDDLAFTQNVYTEESEVEKVLGIVHQLDPAGVGARNLQECLSIQLNRKEQHPNVALATKIIDKAFEQFTKKHYKKLLQKFSITEEQLKNAIEEIEHLNPKPGGSYAGSNRMVEHVVPDFAIKIIDGELELTLNGRNAPELHVSRTYNNMLKGYKESKEKTKSQKDAVMFIKQKLDAAKWFIEAVRQRQQTLFVTMSSIMHYQKEYFLTGDERNLKPMILKDIADEIEMDVSTVSRVANSKYVDTPYGTKLIKEFFSESMTNDQGEEVSTREIKKILETVVEEEDKKKPLTDDKLAGILKEKGYPIARRTVAKYREQLDIPVARLRKKI, encoded by the coding sequence ATGTTAAAACAGTACTTACAATTTAAGTTATCTCAAAAGCTATCGCCCCAGCAAATTCAACTCATGAAGTTGATTCAACTGCCAACACAAGCTTTTGAACAACGTTTGAAGCAAGAGTTGGAAGAAAACCCTGCATTGGATACTGGAAAAGAAAGCGATGCAAAGGAGAATGAGTTTGACGAATTTGACAACTCGCAGGATGATTATAACGATAACGACACCATAGATGCAGGAGATATCAATGTCGATGAGTACTTAAGTGATGATGAAATCCCTGATTATAGAACACATGCCAATAATTACAGTGCAGATGACGATGAAAAATCTGTGCCATATGCTGCAGGAACTTCATTTACCCAACATTTAATAAGCCAACTAAATACATTTAGGCTAAGTGACCAAGAGTATGAAATTGCTCAGTTTTTGGTAGGTAGTGTTGATGAAAGTGGCTATATCCGTAGGTCATTATCTGATATTACAGATGACTTGGCATTTACACAAAATGTATATACTGAAGAGTCTGAGGTTGAAAAGGTCTTAGGTATTGTTCATCAATTAGATCCAGCTGGCGTTGGTGCACGTAACCTTCAAGAATGTTTAAGTATTCAGCTTAACAGAAAAGAACAGCATCCTAATGTTGCCCTAGCCACTAAGATTATTGATAAAGCTTTTGAGCAGTTTACAAAAAAACACTATAAAAAATTACTTCAGAAATTTAGTATTACCGAAGAGCAACTTAAAAATGCAATCGAAGAAATAGAGCATCTTAATCCAAAGCCTGGTGGTTCCTACGCAGGTAGTAACCGAATGGTTGAACATGTGGTCCCTGATTTTGCTATTAAAATTATCGATGGTGAATTAGAGTTAACTTTAAACGGAAGAAATGCTCCTGAGCTACATGTCTCTAGAACCTATAACAACATGCTTAAAGGTTACAAAGAATCTAAAGAGAAAACAAAATCTCAAAAGGATGCAGTAATGTTTATCAAGCAAAAATTAGATGCTGCAAAATGGTTTATTGAAGCTGTAAGACAACGTCAACAAACACTTTTTGTGACGATGAGTTCTATCATGCATTATCAGAAGGAATACTTCCTAACTGGTGACGAGCGTAATCTTAAGCCAATGATACTTAAAGATATCGCTGATGAAATAGAAATGGATGTATCTACAGTATCACGTGTTGCAAATAGTAAATATGTCGATACACCTTATGGCACAAAATTAATTAAAGAATTTTTCTCTGAGTCCATGACTAATGACCAAGGTGAAGAAGTTTCGACTAGAGAAATTAAAAAAATTCTCGAGACTGTAGTAGAAGAAGAGGACAAGAAAAAACCTTTAACTGATGATAAATTAGCAGGTATTTTAAAAGAGAAAGGTTACCCTATCGCGCGAAGAACTGTTGCAAAATATCGTGAGCAATTAGATATACCTGTGGCACGATTACGAAAAAAGATTTAG
- the asnS gene encoding asparagine--tRNA ligase — protein MNTKTVSELLSQDITLQKVSVKGWVRTFRANRFIALNDGSTINNIQCVVDFENFDEALLKRITTGAALHISGELVESQGKGQKVEIVVASIKILGDSDAETYPIQPKKHSFEFLRENAHLRTRTNTFSAIMRVKSSLSFAIHKYFTENGFYNMHTPIITGSDAEGAGEMFRISSLDPKNPPLTEEGQVDYTQDFFGKETNLTVSGQLEAETYAMSLGKVYTFGPTFRAENSNTSRHLAEFWMVEPEVAFMDLAGNMDLAEDFMKSVLEYVLEHNTEDLQFLDERLFNEEKTKPQAERSEMRLIEKLKFVTDNNFKRVSYTEAIDILRNSKPNKKKKFKYLISEWGADLQSEHERFLVEKHFKCPVILFDYPANIKAFYMRLNEDEKTVRAMDVLFPGIGEIVGGSQREERLEVLKEKMAALDIPEEELWWYLDLRKYGTAVHSGFGLGFERLVMFATGISNIRDVIPYPRTPQNAEF, from the coding sequence ATGAATACCAAAACTGTATCAGAATTATTATCACAAGATATTACGCTACAAAAAGTCAGTGTAAAAGGTTGGGTTCGTACGTTTAGAGCCAATAGATTTATAGCACTTAATGACGGTTCGACAATAAATAATATTCAGTGTGTTGTTGATTTTGAAAATTTTGATGAAGCGCTTTTAAAGAGAATTACAACTGGTGCAGCTTTGCATATCTCCGGTGAATTAGTAGAAAGCCAAGGTAAAGGTCAAAAGGTAGAAATAGTTGTCGCTTCTATCAAAATTTTAGGTGATTCCGATGCAGAGACATATCCAATTCAACCAAAAAAGCATTCTTTTGAATTTTTGAGAGAAAATGCCCATTTAAGAACAAGAACAAATACTTTTAGTGCAATTATGAGAGTCAAATCATCTCTCTCGTTTGCTATTCATAAGTATTTTACAGAAAATGGATTTTATAATATGCATACACCCATCATTACAGGTAGTGATGCTGAAGGTGCTGGCGAAATGTTTCGCATAAGCAGTTTAGATCCTAAAAATCCACCACTTACTGAAGAAGGTCAAGTAGATTATACTCAAGATTTCTTCGGTAAAGAAACTAATCTTACTGTTTCAGGACAATTAGAAGCAGAAACATATGCAATGTCCTTAGGTAAAGTGTATACTTTTGGACCAACTTTTAGGGCAGAAAACTCAAATACTTCTCGTCACCTTGCAGAATTTTGGATGGTTGAACCAGAAGTTGCTTTTATGGATTTGGCAGGTAATATGGATTTGGCAGAAGATTTCATGAAATCTGTGCTTGAATATGTACTTGAACATAATACAGAAGATTTACAGTTTTTAGACGAACGTTTATTCAACGAAGAAAAAACGAAACCACAAGCTGAACGAAGCGAAATGCGATTGATAGAAAAATTAAAGTTTGTTACTGACAATAACTTTAAGCGCGTAAGCTATACCGAAGCTATTGATATACTTAGAAACAGTAAGCCAAACAAAAAGAAGAAGTTTAAATATCTTATAAGCGAATGGGGCGCAGACTTACAATCTGAACACGAACGTTTCCTAGTAGAGAAACACTTTAAGTGTCCTGTAATCTTATTTGATTATCCAGCAAATATAAAAGCCTTTTATATGCGTCTAAACGAAGATGAAAAAACCGTAAGAGCTATGGATGTTTTGTTTCCAGGTATTGGAGAAATAGTTGGTGGTTCGCAACGTGAAGAACGTTTAGAAGTTTTAAAAGAAAAAATGGCTGCGCTAGATATCCCTGAGGAAGAATTGTGGTGGTATTTAGATTTACGTAAATATGGTACTGCTGTACACTCAGGTTTTGGACTTGGTTTTGAGCGACTTGTAATGTTTGCTACTGGTATAAGTAATATTAGAGACGTGATTCCTTATCCTCGTACGCCACAAAATGCTGAATTTTAG